In one window of Opitutus sp. GAS368 DNA:
- a CDS encoding class I SAM-dependent methyltransferase, with amino-acid sequence MSEPITKVDGATVRDDFNAINAVLHYTRAAHFVGLWKSELTLIAKYFPDPSARLLEAGCGAGRVAVGLWHQGYRDITGFDFASELVDQARNLAQEQGIAGLTFLQADATQLNSGSLLNYQPFDGVLFMFNGLMQIPGRENRRAALHGLHRLCRPGGHFIFTTHDRDDPKDVKEWAQEAERWAKGEQNPRLVEFGDRYFSDDNGNTFMHLPDRKEVLAELAATGWTYLESATRNELASETPKVRNFSDNCTFWVAKKL; translated from the coding sequence ATGTCCGAACCCATCACCAAAGTTGACGGCGCGACCGTGCGCGATGACTTCAACGCCATCAACGCGGTCCTCCACTACACGCGGGCCGCGCATTTCGTCGGCCTGTGGAAATCCGAGCTGACGCTGATCGCGAAGTATTTTCCCGACCCGTCGGCGCGCCTGCTCGAGGCCGGCTGCGGCGCCGGCCGCGTCGCGGTCGGACTCTGGCACCAAGGCTATCGGGACATCACGGGCTTCGACTTCGCCTCCGAGCTGGTCGACCAGGCGCGGAACCTCGCGCAGGAGCAAGGCATTGCCGGCCTCACCTTCCTGCAGGCCGACGCGACGCAGTTGAATTCTGGTAGTCTATTAAACTACCAACCGTTCGACGGCGTGCTTTTCATGTTCAACGGCCTGATGCAGATCCCCGGGCGCGAGAATCGCCGGGCGGCGCTGCACGGCCTGCACCGCCTCTGCCGGCCGGGCGGGCACTTCATCTTCACCACCCACGACCGCGACGACCCCAAGGACGTCAAGGAGTGGGCGCAGGAGGCCGAGCGCTGGGCCAAGGGCGAACAGAACCCGCGGCTGGTGGAGTTCGGCGACCGCTATTTCTCGGACGACAACGGCAACACCTTCATGCACCTGCCCGACCGCAAGGAAGTGTTGGCGGAGCTGGCGGCCACGGGCTGGACCTATCTCGAGAGCGCCACCCGCAACGAACTCGCCAGCGAAACACCCAAGGTCCGGAATTTTTCGGACAACTGCACGTTCTGGGTCGCGAAAAAGCTGTAG
- the hemA gene encoding glutamyl-tRNA reductase, translating to MEPTAPVLFLLGASHHTAPLAIREKLALDDARAAALATRLQATPGVREFALLNTCNRVEVYGVASAASVDRLAATVGAVTGCTAAELAGVLQARLGHNVVEHLFAVAAGLDSQVVGETEILGQMKAAYEAALARHWTGPVLNRVFQKSFQAAKHIRTHTAIGAGQVSIATVAVDLAGRIFGELGPSRVLVVGAGDIGLKTAQAFQSRGAAAITVASRTLSSAEAAAAQAGGWAASLAELPELLATADIVASSTSAPGFVLTAALVAAAMKHRPARPLFLIDLALPRDIDPAAAAQANVFLYNLDDLAAIAEENLAQREAEAAKGRAIVAERTAALWPQVAHSLNPPV from the coding sequence ATGGAGCCGACCGCCCCCGTCCTTTTCCTCCTCGGTGCCAGCCACCACACCGCGCCGCTCGCCATCCGCGAGAAACTCGCGCTCGACGACGCCCGGGCCGCCGCCCTGGCCACGCGGCTGCAGGCCACCCCGGGCGTGCGGGAGTTCGCCCTGCTCAACACCTGCAACCGCGTCGAGGTCTACGGCGTGGCGAGCGCCGCCAGCGTGGACCGGCTCGCCGCCACCGTCGGCGCGGTCACGGGCTGCACGGCGGCGGAACTGGCCGGCGTGCTCCAGGCCCGCCTCGGGCACAACGTGGTGGAGCACCTCTTCGCCGTCGCGGCCGGGCTCGACTCGCAGGTCGTCGGCGAGACGGAGATCCTCGGCCAGATGAAGGCCGCGTATGAGGCCGCGCTCGCCCGCCACTGGACGGGGCCGGTGCTCAACCGCGTTTTCCAAAAGAGCTTCCAGGCCGCGAAGCATATCCGCACGCACACGGCCATCGGCGCGGGGCAGGTCAGCATCGCCACGGTGGCGGTGGACCTCGCGGGACGCATCTTCGGCGAACTCGGCCCCAGCCGGGTGCTGGTGGTCGGCGCCGGCGACATCGGGCTGAAGACCGCGCAGGCGTTCCAGAGCCGCGGCGCCGCGGCCATCACCGTGGCCAGCCGCACGCTGTCCAGCGCGGAGGCCGCCGCCGCGCAGGCCGGCGGCTGGGCCGCGAGCCTGGCCGAGCTGCCCGAACTGCTGGCGACCGCCGACATTGTCGCCAGCTCGACCTCCGCCCCCGGCTTCGTCCTGACCGCCGCGCTCGTGGCCGCCGCCATGAAGCACCGGCCGGCGCGCCCGCTGTTCCTGATCGACCTGGCCCTGCCGCGCGACATCGACCCGGCCGCCGCCGCGCAGGCCAATGTGTTCCTCTACAACCTCGACGACCTGGCCGCCATCGCCGAGGAGAACCTCGCCCAGCGCGAGGCCGAGGCGGCGAAGGGCCGCGCGATCGTCGCCGAGCGCACCGCGGCCCTCTGGCCGCAAGTCGCCCACTCGCTCAACCCGCCGGTTTGA
- the ccsA gene encoding cytochrome c biogenesis protein CcsA — protein MSSLLTDRALLWLGALLYLAGFLTGLVALTRRSAPAGLRTILNTFLVGGWVFQMAGLYVRGLAVGGCPLGNTFEIIQFVAWSAMVLYFFVGTTFRGSLLGLFTAGYAAALALVSLLMPAWDLAHGPKIFGNNPWIELHAALAVFSYGVFGLLALTSVMHLLQNWSLKHKRLNGLFWFLPSVVQLDHINFRLLALGVLLLTFSLGVGAAWWIRDTASVDLPKLTVTLGVWFVYLVVGLLRWRARLVSVRFAWVCLVMFLLALLSLGPVNSSRHHEIVLTPER, from the coding sequence ATGTCCTCGTTGCTCACCGACCGGGCCCTCCTCTGGCTCGGCGCCCTGCTCTACCTCGCCGGCTTCCTGACCGGCCTGGTGGCGCTGACCCGGCGGTCGGCGCCTGCCGGCCTGCGCACGATCCTGAACACTTTCCTGGTCGGCGGCTGGGTTTTCCAGATGGCCGGCCTCTATGTCCGCGGCCTCGCCGTGGGCGGCTGCCCGCTGGGCAACACCTTTGAGATCATCCAGTTTGTCGCGTGGTCGGCCATGGTGCTGTATTTCTTCGTCGGCACCACCTTCCGGGGCAGCCTGCTCGGACTGTTCACCGCCGGCTACGCCGCCGCCCTGGCGCTGGTGTCGCTCCTGATGCCCGCGTGGGACCTCGCGCACGGCCCAAAGATCTTTGGCAACAACCCGTGGATCGAGCTGCACGCCGCGCTCGCCGTGTTCAGCTACGGCGTGTTCGGCCTGCTCGCGCTGACCTCGGTCATGCACCTGCTGCAGAACTGGAGCCTCAAGCACAAGCGCCTGAACGGCCTCTTCTGGTTCCTGCCCTCCGTCGTCCAGCTCGACCACATCAACTTCCGGTTGCTCGCGCTGGGGGTGCTGCTGCTGACCTTCTCGCTGGGCGTCGGGGCCGCTTGGTGGATCCGCGACACCGCCTCGGTGGACCTCCCGAAGCTCACGGTGACGCTCGGCGTGTGGTTCGTCTACCTGGTGGTCGGGCTGCTGCGCTGGCGGGCCAGACTGGTGTCGGTGCGCTTCGCCTGGGTCTGCCTCGTGATGTTCCTCCTCGCCCTGCTTTCGCTCGGCCCCGTCAACTCCAGCCGGCACCACGAGATCGTGCTCACCCCCGAACGCTGA
- a CDS encoding CHASE domain-containing protein, which produces MPSAPLQQATRRRIGWLPWAVFAVLAALTVAAWWLLAAETERTARARFDRLAERINNTIRLRFNTAAHLLHGAAALPEASSQVTATEWSVYLRHAAAQLDSGVVGLGYVESVDRADLEALEQRVRAEGQPGFTVERAGNNPWLYVVVAIEPQERNTGVLGLDVGSGKTRKGAAEAAARQNEMVLSRRIGLDYEHRKVPGFLLFLPVYQKGAPIGTPAERLAAVEGWVYAPIRIDELMTGIADVAGGQLDFEVFEGDGTRPEALLYDEDGHLNSGLAREITDRDFSARAFHDLQTMMIFGRQWTLRFSTRPAFERANFSVLPTVVLAGGLAMSALVAVLTWALVHSRRRALRLAEDQITGLRRAEEESRRLALVASRTSSGVMLTDTEWRVQWINEGFTRLFGFTLDEIRGRQPVTFMIGPETDPRVLEAMGQAGAAGRPYIGEILNYAKDGRKVWIELEIQPVRNEAGALTGFMGLQLDITGRKQQAAQLREAKEAAERANVAKSQFLAMMSHEIRTPMNGVIGMASLLLDSPLTPDQRESAETIRQSGQALLAIINDILDFSKIESGRLELDHTEFSLRDCIEGAVDVLGPTAAQKQLDLLCEIPGDVPDMVRGDPVRLRQVLVNLIGNAVKFTERGEVLVKVRALARSGPEVDLVFTVWDTGIGIPAGHMDRLFLPFSQVDASMTRRFGGTGLGLAICRRLVELMGGGISVESEVGRGSSFSFVLRLQEIPSVAAGVPTELCGRRILIVEDNATSRRILSGMVRRWGMEAVAVDAAARALELLAGGEQFDAAILDLQMPELDGRALARSIRELPGRPSLPLVLLANPGRKENPGGHFRAILTKPVKPTQLFDALLAIFAKRDGSAAPVTPA; this is translated from the coding sequence ATGCCCTCGGCCCCACTCCAGCAAGCCACGCGGCGCCGCATCGGCTGGCTCCCGTGGGCGGTCTTCGCCGTCCTCGCCGCGCTGACGGTGGCGGCTTGGTGGCTGCTCGCGGCGGAGACCGAGCGCACGGCCCGGGCGCGGTTTGACCGGCTGGCCGAGCGCATCAACAACACCATCCGCCTGCGTTTCAACACCGCGGCCCACCTGCTGCACGGCGCGGCCGCGCTGCCCGAGGCCAGCAGCCAGGTGACCGCCACCGAATGGTCCGTTTATCTGCGCCACGCCGCCGCCCAGCTGGACAGCGGCGTCGTCGGCCTGGGTTACGTCGAGTCGGTGGACCGCGCCGACCTGGAGGCCCTGGAGCAACGCGTGCGCGCCGAGGGCCAGCCCGGCTTCACGGTCGAGCGCGCCGGCAACAATCCCTGGCTCTACGTCGTGGTGGCCATCGAGCCGCAGGAGCGCAACACCGGCGTGCTCGGCCTGGACGTCGGTTCGGGCAAGACGCGGAAGGGCGCCGCCGAGGCGGCGGCGCGCCAGAACGAGATGGTGCTCTCGCGCCGCATCGGCCTCGACTATGAGCACCGCAAGGTGCCGGGCTTCCTCCTGTTCCTGCCGGTCTACCAGAAGGGGGCCCCGATCGGCACGCCGGCGGAAAGGCTCGCGGCGGTGGAGGGCTGGGTCTACGCGCCGATCCGCATCGACGAGTTGATGACCGGCATCGCCGACGTCGCCGGCGGGCAGCTTGATTTCGAGGTCTTCGAGGGCGACGGCACCCGCCCGGAAGCGCTGCTCTACGACGAGGACGGCCACCTCAACTCCGGCCTGGCGCGGGAGATCACCGACCGGGATTTCTCCGCCCGGGCGTTCCACGACCTGCAGACGATGATGATCTTCGGCCGGCAGTGGACCCTGCGCTTCAGCACCCGGCCGGCGTTCGAGCGGGCCAATTTCAGCGTGCTGCCCACCGTGGTGCTGGCGGGCGGGCTGGCCATGAGCGCGCTGGTCGCCGTGCTGACGTGGGCGCTCGTGCACTCGCGCCGCCGGGCGCTCCGGCTCGCCGAGGACCAGATCACCGGCTTGCGCCGGGCCGAGGAGGAATCGCGCCGGCTCGCCCTCGTGGCCAGCCGCACCAGCAGCGGCGTGATGCTCACCGACACCGAGTGGCGCGTCCAGTGGATCAACGAGGGCTTCACCCGCCTGTTCGGCTTCACCCTCGACGAGATCCGCGGACGGCAGCCGGTCACCTTCATGATCGGCCCCGAGACCGATCCGCGCGTGCTGGAGGCGATGGGGCAGGCGGGCGCCGCGGGGCGCCCCTACATTGGCGAGATCCTCAATTACGCCAAGGACGGCCGCAAGGTGTGGATCGAGCTGGAGATCCAGCCGGTGCGCAACGAGGCGGGCGCCCTCACCGGCTTCATGGGCCTGCAGCTCGACATCACCGGCCGCAAGCAGCAGGCCGCGCAGCTGCGCGAGGCCAAGGAGGCGGCGGAGCGCGCCAACGTCGCCAAGAGCCAGTTCCTCGCGATGATGAGCCACGAGATCCGCACGCCGATGAACGGCGTCATCGGCATGGCCAGCCTGCTGCTCGACTCGCCGCTGACCCCGGATCAGCGCGAGTCGGCCGAAACCATCCGCCAGAGCGGCCAGGCCCTGCTCGCCATCATCAACGACATCCTGGATTTCTCCAAGATCGAGTCCGGCCGCCTCGAGCTCGATCATACCGAGTTCAGCCTGCGCGACTGCATCGAGGGTGCGGTGGACGTGCTCGGGCCCACCGCGGCCCAGAAGCAGCTGGATCTCCTGTGCGAGATTCCCGGTGACGTCCCGGACATGGTGCGGGGCGATCCGGTGCGCCTGCGCCAGGTGCTGGTCAACCTCATCGGCAACGCGGTCAAGTTCACCGAGCGCGGCGAGGTGCTGGTGAAGGTGCGCGCGCTGGCCCGTTCCGGCCCGGAGGTGGACCTGGTCTTCACCGTGTGGGACACCGGCATCGGCATCCCCGCCGGGCACATGGACCGGCTGTTCCTGCCGTTCAGCCAGGTGGACGCCTCGATGACGCGCCGTTTCGGTGGCACGGGCCTCGGCCTCGCCATCTGCCGCCGGCTGGTCGAGCTGATGGGCGGCGGCATCAGCGTCGAGAGCGAGGTCGGCCGCGGCTCGAGTTTTAGCTTCGTGCTGCGCCTGCAGGAGATCCCATCGGTCGCGGCCGGCGTGCCCACCGAGCTGTGCGGCCGGCGCATTTTGATTGTCGAGGACAACGCCACCAGCCGCCGCATCCTCTCCGGCATGGTCCGGCGCTGGGGCATGGAGGCGGTCGCGGTGGACGCAGCGGCGCGGGCCCTGGAATTGCTCGCCGGGGGCGAGCAATTCGACGCCGCCATCCTCGACCTGCAGATGCCGGAACTCGACGGCCGCGCGTTGGCGCGGAGCATCCGTGAGCTGCCCGGCCGGCCGTCGCTGCCGCTGGTGCTGCTCGCCAATCCGGGCCGCAAGGAGAATCCCGGCGGACACTTCCGCGCCATCCTGACCAAGCCGGTGAAGCCGACCCAGCTCTTCGATGCGCTGCTGGCGATTTTCGCCAAGCGGGACGGCAGCGCCGCGCCGGTGACCCCGGCGTAG
- a CDS encoding GNAT family protein, translating to MPPAFEPKPILLTGRHVRLEPLERRHLPALVAAAQDPATFQYFVTPPLGVESEMTQWMDQILKGQAAGTDVGWATVRISDNRVVGATTFLDIRRVNRGLEIGNTWLSPEVWRTAVNTEAKYLQLRHAFEDLGAWRVQLKTDERNARSRAAIARLGCTFEGILRRYQLRHDGFVRNTAMFSLLDAEWPAAKAGLEAKLNR from the coding sequence GTGCCTCCCGCCTTTGAGCCCAAGCCGATTCTGCTCACCGGCCGCCATGTGCGGCTCGAACCGCTGGAGCGGCGCCATCTGCCGGCGCTGGTCGCCGCGGCGCAGGATCCGGCGACTTTCCAGTATTTCGTGACGCCGCCGCTGGGCGTGGAAAGCGAGATGACCCAATGGATGGACCAGATCCTGAAAGGGCAGGCGGCCGGCACCGACGTGGGCTGGGCCACGGTGCGGATCAGCGACAACCGGGTGGTCGGGGCGACGACCTTCCTCGACATCCGGCGCGTGAACCGCGGCCTGGAAATCGGCAACACCTGGCTTTCGCCCGAGGTGTGGCGGACCGCGGTCAACACGGAGGCGAAGTATCTGCAGCTGCGGCACGCCTTCGAGGACCTCGGCGCGTGGCGCGTGCAGTTGAAGACCGACGAGCGCAACGCCCGGTCCCGGGCCGCGATTGCGCGGCTCGGCTGCACCTTCGAGGGCATCCTGCGCCGCTACCAGCTGCGCCACGACGGCTTCGTCCGGAACACCGCCATGTTCAGCCTCCTTGACGCCGAGTGGCCGGCGGCCAAGGCCGGGCTCGAGGCGAAGCTGAATCGGTAG
- a CDS encoding thioredoxin family protein, whose protein sequence is MKLLTALVLLAATVALRAEPEYPQMGPDIYDVQADGTAQIAAAVAQARAEHKHVLVKLGANWCIWCRRLSHTFETDAAVAAALHENYVLVLVDVNHRQGKARNDAVNDRYGNPMAQGLPVLVVLDENGRQLTTQETGALEDGKSAHDPAKVTAFLRQWAPKR, encoded by the coding sequence ATGAAATTGCTGACCGCCCTCGTCCTTCTCGCCGCCACCGTCGCACTCCGCGCCGAACCCGAATACCCCCAGATGGGACCCGATATCTACGACGTGCAGGCGGACGGCACCGCGCAGATCGCCGCCGCGGTCGCGCAGGCCCGGGCGGAGCACAAGCACGTCCTCGTGAAACTCGGCGCCAACTGGTGCATCTGGTGCCGCCGGCTCAGTCACACCTTTGAGACGGACGCCGCGGTCGCGGCGGCGCTGCACGAGAACTACGTGCTGGTGCTGGTGGACGTGAATCACCGCCAGGGCAAGGCTCGCAACGACGCCGTGAACGACCGCTATGGCAACCCGATGGCGCAGGGCCTCCCGGTGTTGGTGGTGCTCGACGAAAACGGCCGGCAACTGACCACGCAGGAGACCGGCGCGCTCGAGGACGGCAAGTCCGCCCACGACCCCGCCAAGGTGACCGCCTTCCTGCGCCAGTGGGCGCCGAAGCGGTAG
- a CDS encoding RsmB/NOP family class I SAM-dependent RNA methyltransferase — protein sequence MAESKIINNAARVLKLVAAGTPADQALRESLTQDRHFTAPAERRGISRAVFAYFRWWRWLEPKDSPQKQLAAALELQKRFDANPAGFKPEALADRAVPDWLKDEMAWPESVGAVAPNGPIRALEGKRPYPTETAWLQQLQREPALWIRAKAGTGIALTKKLSHCIPASQSPDALRYTGLTDLYRTKEFQAGEFEIQDLASQLVGLAAAPKPGETWWDACAGEGGKTMHLSDLMQNKGLLWASDRSVRRLAKLKDRAARAQVFNFRAAPWEGDAKLPTKTKFDGILVDAPCSGVGTWQRNPHSRWTTLPKDVHELAAVQQKLLNNVAGSLKPGGRLVYTVCTLTRAETADVAAKFTSEHSGFEPSSVLGHPSPVTLWPHDLNANGMFIAIWRKR from the coding sequence ATGGCCGAATCCAAGATCATCAACAACGCCGCCCGGGTGCTGAAGCTCGTGGCGGCCGGCACACCTGCCGACCAGGCGCTGCGTGAATCACTGACGCAGGACCGGCACTTCACCGCCCCGGCCGAGCGGCGCGGCATCAGCCGCGCGGTATTCGCCTATTTCCGCTGGTGGCGCTGGCTGGAGCCCAAGGACTCGCCGCAAAAGCAGCTCGCCGCCGCCCTGGAGCTGCAAAAGCGCTTCGACGCCAACCCCGCCGGCTTCAAGCCCGAGGCGCTCGCCGACCGCGCCGTGCCGGACTGGTTGAAGGATGAAATGGCCTGGCCTGAATCGGTAGGGGCCGTTGCCCCCAACGGCCCGATCAGGGCGCTTGAGGGCAAGCGCCCCTACCCGACTGAAACCGCCTGGTTACAGCAACTCCAGCGCGAACCCGCGCTCTGGATCCGCGCCAAGGCCGGCACCGGCATCGCACTGACCAAAAAGCTCAGCCATTGCATCCCCGCCTCCCAGTCGCCTGACGCGTTGCGCTACACCGGCCTGACCGATCTTTACCGCACCAAGGAATTCCAAGCCGGCGAGTTCGAGATCCAGGACCTCGCCTCGCAGCTGGTCGGGCTCGCCGCCGCGCCCAAGCCGGGGGAAACCTGGTGGGACGCCTGCGCCGGCGAAGGCGGCAAGACGATGCATCTTTCCGACCTGATGCAGAACAAGGGCCTGCTCTGGGCCAGCGACCGCTCCGTGCGCCGGCTGGCCAAGCTCAAGGACCGCGCCGCCCGCGCCCAGGTCTTCAATTTCCGCGCCGCGCCGTGGGAAGGCGACGCCAAGCTGCCGACCAAGACGAAGTTCGACGGCATTCTCGTGGACGCCCCATGCAGCGGCGTCGGCACCTGGCAGCGCAACCCGCACTCGCGCTGGACCACGTTGCCCAAGGACGTTCACGAACTCGCCGCCGTGCAGCAGAAGCTGCTCAATAACGTTGCCGGCTCGCTCAAGCCCGGCGGCCGGCTGGTCTATACCGTATGCACGCTCACCCGGGCCGAGACTGCTGATGTGGCGGCGAAATTCACCTCCGAGCATTCCGGGTTCGAGCCGTCCTCTGTCCTCGGTCATCCGTCCCCTGTCACCCTCTGGCCACACGACCTGAACGCGAACGGGATGTTCATCGCAATCTGGAGAAAGAGGTAG